One genomic window of Myxococcus xanthus includes the following:
- a CDS encoding DUF2267 domain-containing protein yields the protein MPNDREQGKGAPQGSERQASRRDTPIEVRRRLRHESRTSQTYAAFIKHLCERGGMSPAVAEKAAVSVLCALEQRILSEEASDLEDQLPRKLTLLLHRCEKHEEELPPKFHREHLLRRVGEDLSLHPDAVEPVVRAVMDAVRHQITEGESEDVMGQLPPDIRDLWTRTV from the coding sequence ATGCCCAATGACCGTGAGCAGGGAAAGGGCGCTCCGCAGGGCAGCGAGCGTCAGGCCAGCCGCCGGGATACGCCCATCGAGGTCCGCAGGCGGCTGCGGCACGAGTCACGCACGAGCCAGACGTACGCGGCCTTCATCAAGCACCTGTGCGAGCGAGGCGGCATGTCACCCGCCGTGGCCGAGAAGGCCGCGGTGTCCGTCCTCTGCGCTTTGGAACAGCGAATCCTCAGTGAGGAGGCAAGCGACCTGGAGGACCAGCTTCCTCGCAAGCTGACCCTGCTGCTGCACCGCTGTGAGAAGCACGAGGAAGAGCTGCCTCCCAAGTTCCACCGCGAGCACCTTCTGCGTCGGGTCGGCGAGGACCTGAGCCTTCATCCAGACGCGGTGGAGCCGGTGGTTCGCGCGGTGATGGATGCCGTCCGCCACCAGATAACCGAAGGGGAGTCCGAGGACGTCATGGGCCAGCTCCCGCCGGACATCCGCGACCTCTGGACGCGCACCGTCTGA